In the genome of Dyadobacter fermentans DSM 18053, the window AGTACATTATATTGCTGTGGCGTAATGTCGTGCTCCTTGAACGATTCGAGCTGCTTATATTCGAGCCACTTGGTGGTGTACACCAGGTTTAACGCCAACTTTTGGTACGGGCTCCGAAATTTTTTCTGCTTGATATCAGTTTCAATAGACATAGCCAAAAATGTTAAATGCATTAATGATGTATATACATTTAATGTTGAAACATCTATTAGGAAGAGAATAGTTCAGTTTGGGGGAAAAATATTTGGAAAAAGTTTTTGACTGGCTTGAAAGCTTTTTGCGCAACAGTTCAATTCGAACAATAAAATCCTGACTATCAATACTTAACAACGAAAAATGATCGAACTCCAGAAGCCCCTGATCCTGGCTTCCAACTCTCCCCGAAGAAAACAATTATTGCACGACGCCGGCTTTGCATTCACGGTGGAAGTGCTTCCTACCGATGAAAGTTACCCGCCCGGCCTCCCCGCCGAAGAGGTTGCCGGCCACATTTCGAAGGAAAAAGCCCGCATGTTCGAGGGCATCCGGCCTGGTTCGCTGGTACTTACCGCCGACACCGTCGTGATCGCCGATCACCACATTCTGGGCAAGCCGTCGGATTCCGGAGATGCTTTCAGGATGATCAGCATGCTTTCGGGGAGAAGCCATAAGGTCGTGACGGCGGTCAGTTTGCTGGCGGACGGCAGGATCAGCACGGTGGCCGACGCGGCGGAAGTTTATTTCCGCGACTTGGAAGATTGGGAAATCAACTACTATATTGAGCAGTACAAACCCTTCGA includes:
- a CDS encoding Maf family nucleotide pyrophosphatase — its product is MIELQKPLILASNSPRRKQLLHDAGFAFTVEVLPTDESYPPGLPAEEVAGHISKEKARMFEGIRPGSLVLTADTVVIADHHILGKPSDSGDAFRMISMLSGRSHKVVTAVSLLADGRISTVADAAEVYFRDLEDWEINYYIEQYKPFDKAGSYGIQEWIGMVGIGKIEGSFYTIMGLPVHVVYQLLKPHFR